The genome window ATCGATTACCATTTTATTTAGTAAAAAGTCATTTTAGCTTGTTTAGTACTCCCTCTATTCTAGTTTATAGACGCAACTACTTTTTTTTTCTTATCTCATAATACAATGTTCTTTATAAACATACGTACAACAATATAGTAGTATAGAAGGAATTAAATATATTTCTTGGAGTTGGATACATTTTATATGTTGACTAAGACATTTGTCTCTGTTCCGTTGAGCCCGTTCAGACTATTTTTATACTTGAGTCTACCCACCTAGAACCTAGTTCCTAGATGCAAGCTAGGCTTCTCGTAGCCTTTCACCACACAAATAGACGGGTCAAAACAAAAGAATGTATACACAATGTATTATTATTTTTGTGGCTTCAGCGTAAACATCAATCCAATTCTTTTCCAGTGGTCAACACACAAGCACAAATGGCAAAACCCAATCCTTGTTTGGAGCAACACCCTATAGTTGGAAGTCCAAAGCTTCTAAAATGAAGGAAAGtaatgagagagagagaaaaaacaaATGGTCAAAGCCACTGCACATTGTGGATAAAACCTCAGGCCCTGAGGTACATTGTGGGTAGCAGAATGGGGTGAGCATTAggttttttttttgaaattttaGAAGGCCTAATACTCCCGTGTGGACTGACGACATCTGGAAATCTGTGTAAACAAAAGCTGATACCAGATTAGGATGAGTCCtgaaataaaaatgtgacgtAGTTAGTACGGTAAACGAAGTCTGGTACCATAAGATAAATGACCACAGAGGATAAAATTTGCAGAGACAGAGAGGGGACCAACTTCTCACCTTGTCAGTCTTCACCGCCTGCAAACGCATCAAGAACTCCACAAAAGCTCCACCACGGTGCTGGGGACCTCCGAACGAGCGGCAACCTGCGTGGGCGTGGGCGTGGCGCCCCCTTCCAAATTCAGTTGAAAGTTGAAACATGAGCCCGCGAAAAGCTCTGCTACAATACACCTAGTTCGCACAAAAAATTTTTTTGGCTAGAAGTACATGTCGTTCTGCACTAACCATGGAGACATGATTGTCTCTGTCCTCATCCCCGTCTTGTGCCGTTTCAAGGACTGAAGTCCTCCCCTCTCCGTGAACGTTTCCTTCATCCGCAGAGCCAGCAAGTTCTTCTGCTGTTCGCCAATGGTTGTCGGCAAAATCGCAGACAGCAGACGCAGACGTTGACGCCTCCGCTCGCTTGTTCGGGAAAAGGCCTTCTTGGAGTTCAGTATCTTCATCGCTGTTTGTTTGATGGAACGGAGCGTTTGAAGCCGCTTCGTTTTCAGATATATTTTCACGTACGGAATCATGAGATTCGTCTGAAACACCAACGACCTGCTTTCTGTATCCTTCACTGGAGGCTGCTTCAGGTTCAGCCTGCTTGTTGTTATGCTCAGTAACCGAAGTTTGTGTTTCTTGCCATTCGTCGGTGACATTTCCAGGAACAGTGTCAGCTGATAGTTCTGCTAGGCTCTGTTCTTGTTTGATCTCACTCTCATACTCATCTTCAAGGCCATGAAGGGTTGAATCAGCGGAATACGTTGCCTCCGGAATCACAAAATCAGCCCCAGCACCGTGAACTGGTATTTTTTCTGCTGCAGTATCATGCCTGTCAACGAATTTCCAGATCTCTGTTGAACTCAAATCTGAGACTTCCTTCGTATCTGCAGCAATTACTTCACCAACTGACAGCGCGTCAAGTAATTTGGTTGCGTTACTGAGTGAGATGCTGAACTGCCTGGTGTTGATAACCTCTTCAAGAAAACAATCTATTGGAATGTCCATTAGCAGCAGCTggtgctcctcctcctccgaAGAACCATCCAGCTCGGCAAATGCTTTAGCTTTACACGGCTCAAACACCATCACTTCCTTGACAATCTTCTCATCACTGGCTCGCTCGTCATCGCTGAAACAGATTCCTGTTGAAACCATGGTTGATACGTACCGACGTTCCTCAGAGATTCCATCTCCAGCCTCTCCTATCTCCGTCTTCCCTTCACCAGCACAAACTCCTGAGACGCCAGAACGACCAGCAGCATGCTCCGTGTCCGTCACAGGCATCACAGGTCTCTCCTCCCGTTCGTCTTCTCCGGCGAATCCACTGGCGTCGCCGGCGCGGTCCACGCTACGGCTCCACAGCGACGACGACGCAAGGTAGACCAGGGTGAGCCAGCCGAAGCACACGAGAAAGGCAAGCGCCGCCAAGAAAATCACCGGAAGGATCAGCAGGTACCGTACGGGGGCAACAGCAGGAGGCGAGGATGCCCACACTGCCTGGCGAGGGATGTGGTACTGGTAGTGGACGTGGAAATGGCGGCAgcctgcccctgcccctgcccctcCTCCGTCCCCCCTGCGCGCCGCTCGGCACGACCGTCTCCTCCTACCACCGCTGCCACTGCCCAAGCTCAAAGCCACGGCGGCCATGGGGCTTGAAGCAGATGGGGAAGAAGGTTGTGTTGTATGGTTGGCCTGTCCTGCTGCTGAGGCTGTGCGCAACGGCAGCCCCTACGctgccccctccccttgcatggcgCGTGCAGGGGGCGCTCCACGCGCGCAGCGGTGCCCCTGCACTGCCCCCTAGCCCGCcgtcctcctctctctccccctcaatctggcgtgtcactgttcatcaccctaaacactgtgctgtgggtccacgagtaattgttagtagataaaaaattgatagttggtatagaaaatgatattttataggggtagtggggtatagggggagtatttagggggaaccgctgcgggagatgaaaaaatagggggaaaaatatgggggaaaagtgatatagggggaaaaatttagaggtaacggttgcggatagtcTGATTGCTTGCTTTCGTGCGACGCCAAAGCGGGAGAATTGAACTCGGTAAAGGCAGGCAGACGGCGTCCTTTCGTGTCTGATTATGCGATGGTTTGAAATTTTTGGGTGTCAGGGTCGTGCAATGCAAGTGCAGGTGAAGGCGGGGCCCACCAGGAAGTGTTCGAGATGTTTACCGGTGTCTATTACAAGATTTATGAATCGGATCAAATTAAAATCAGATCATATTTATATTCATTtttaaattaaaatttatttagaGTCCTACTATTTTATGAATAAATATTTGGTATCACTTTGCCTTCATGAGACAAGCGAGGTGTCGCAGACTAACAGGTCAGTTCCGTCTTTGGATTAAGACTGCTTCAGCTAATGGTGGGATCTTTGGAATCTTATCGGCCGCAAGAGTGTTCGGAAAGACATGAAGGTGAGGGAATCCATCACTTGGATCACGTCCTAGTGGCGCCAATAATGCAAAGGTGTTTAGCAAAAGTCCGtgggcgtgttcggctggctacaagccgacactgttgcagctgtttggactgctgcagctgcaatccatagagagaaaaatactgtagaagccgcagccgcagccggattgcagccgcagcaagccgcagcgaacaagctgcGTGATTTATCACCCTGTGTTCACATTCAGAATCGGAAAGTAGGAACATTATCATGATGCCGAATTAGAGCGAATTCGGTGGACAGACTCAAGGGACAGGCCCCAGAGGACAAGAAGTTTG of Zea mays cultivar B73 chromosome 8, Zm-B73-REFERENCE-NAM-5.0, whole genome shotgun sequence contains these proteins:
- the LOC100382875 gene encoding uncharacterized protein isoform X2 encodes the protein MAAVALSLGSGSGGRRRRSCRAARRGDGGGAGAGAGCRHFHVHYQYHIPRQAVWASSPPAVAPVRYLLILPVIFLAALAFLVCFGWLTLVYLASSSLWSRSVDRAGDASGFAGEDEREERPVMPVTDTEHAAGRSGVSGVCAGEGKTEIGEAGDGISEERRYVSTMVSTGICFSDDERASDEKIVKEVMVFEPCKAKAFAELDGSSEEEEHQLLLMDIPIDCFLEEVINTRQFSISLSNATKLLDALSVGEVIAADTKEVSDLSSTEIWKFVDRHDTAAEKIPVHGAGADFVIPEATYSADSTLHGLEDEYESEIKQEQSLAELSADTVPGNVTDEWQETQTSVTEHNNKQAEPEAASSEGYRKQVVGVSDESHDSVRENISENEAASNAPFHQTNSDEDTELQEGLFPNKRAEASTSASAVCDFADNHWRTAEELAGSADEGNVHGEGRTSVLETAQDGDEDRDNHVSMVAARSEVPSTVVELLWSS
- the LOC100382875 gene encoding uncharacterized protein isoform X1; the encoded protein is MAAVALSLGSGSGGRRRRSCRAARRGDGGGAGAGAGCRHFHVHYQYHIPRQAVWASSPPAVAPVRYLLILPVIFLAALAFLVCFGWLTLVYLASSSLWSRSVDRAGDASGFAGEDEREERPVMPVTDTEHAAGRSGVSGVCAGEGKTEIGEAGDGISEERRYVSTMVSTGICFSDDERASDEKIVKEVMVFEPCKAKAFAELDGSSEEEEHQLLLMDIPIDCFLEEVINTRQFSISLSNATKLLDALSVGEVIAADTKEVSDLSSTEIWKFVDRHDTAAEKIPVHGAGADFVIPEATYSADSTLHGLEDEYESEIKQEQSLAELSADTVPGNVTDEWQETQTSVTEHNNKQAEPEAASSEGYRKQVVGVSDESHDSVRENISENEAASNAPFHQTNSDEDTELQEGLFPNKRAEASTSASAVCDFADNHWRTAEELAGSADEGNVHGEGRTSVLETAQDGDEDRDNHVSMGAPRPRPRRLPLVRRSPAPWWSFCGVLDAFAGGED